GTTTTATTTTAAAATAAAAACCTGTGATATATAATTAAAATTAATATTTTGAAAGAATATTTAAAATTTTTTCAGAATTTATATGTTTATATTTCTCAAAATTCAACATGATGGGAGACAACAAGATGAAAGCTATTATTGATGCTATTTACAACGTTTTATGGGGACCGTGGATGATCTACGGAATCTTAATCGTTGGGTTGGTATTTACCATCTTAACAAAGGGTGTACAAGTTAGATTCTTAAAAGATATGTTTGGTCAAATTTTCCACGGTAAAAAATCTGAAGCGGGTGTTTCTTCTTTCCAAGCGATGTCAATGGCATTATCTGGTCGAATCGGTACAGGGAATATTGCGGGAACGGCAACTGCGATTGCATTTGGTGGTCCGGGTGCTGTGTTCTGGATGTGGGTAACTGCATTCATTGGTGCTGCAACTGCTTATGTAGAGTCAACACTTGCTCAAATTTATAAAGAAGAAAAAGATGGGCAGTATCGAGGCGGTCCTGCATACTATATCCATCATTTCACTGGTAAAAGATGGTTAGGTATGATTTTTGCGATTGCTGCTTTAATCGCAATGTCAGTTCTTCAACCAACTGTACAATCAAATGCAATTGCTGATGCGATGAAAACAGCATTTAATATTCCACATTGGGTATCAGGTTTAGTTGTTTGTTTAATCTTAGGAACAATTATTGTTGGTGGTGTTAAACGTATTGCAAACGCTGCTTCTGTCATCGTACCTTTTATGGCAATCGGCTATATTATAGTTGCAGCAATTATTATAATTATGAATATCGATCAAGTACCTGCAGTATTTGGGTTAATATTCCGTAGTGCATTTGGAGCTGAGAAAATCTTTAGCGGTATTTTAGGTGCAGCGATTGCATGGGGAGTTAAACGTGGTATTTATGCAAACGAGGCAGGACAAGGTACAGGACCTCATTCATCTGCAGCTGCAGAAGTATCTCACCCGGTAAAACAAGGTTTAGTACAAGCTGCTTCTGTCTATCTAGATACATTCCTAGTATGTACAGCAACAGCCTTTATGATTTTGTTTACAGGTATGTACAATGTACAATTAGATGATGGTAAAGGTAAATTTATTGTAGAAAATATTCCAGGTATCGATGCAGGGACAGCATATACTCAAGCAGCTGTAGATGCAGCATTTCCAATCGGAGGTTTTGGAGCTGCTTTTGTTGCCATTGCATTATTTTTCTTCGCGTTTACGACAACAATGGCCTACTATTACATTGCAGAAACAAACGCATCTTATATATTTGATGGAAAGAAACAAAAAATTGCCATCCGTTTTGTTCAAGTATTAATTATTGTAGCAACATACTTTGGAGCAGTAAAAACTTCCGAGTCTGCATGGACACTTGGAGATATCGGTCTTGGTATTATGGTTTGGGTAAATGTTATTTCACTAATATTCTTAGTAAAACCAACGCTGATTGCACTGAAGGATTATGAACAACAGAAAAAGGCTGGAAAGGATCCACAATTTGATCCTGTAAAGCTAGGTATTAAGAATGCTACTTTTTGGGAAAATAGAAATAAAAAATAATGATTTAGTTTAATTTCTTCCATAAAAGCTAAAAAGGTGTCTTAAAAGAGTTGAAAAACTTTTAAGACACCTTTTTTTATAATTATTTCCTATAATTATGTGGATTCTGAAGAATGTTCTAATTTCTCGCTATCTTGATAGACATTTTTGAGAGCTGCTTCCTCAATAGAAATTCGAATGAGCATCATCACCAAATTTAAAATAGAAAAAATAATAGCGGTATAATAAGCTTGGAAAGTTAATGGAATCACTACAATCTCTAATGCTACAATCAAATAATTAGGGTGAGGGATCCATCTATAAGGACCTTTCTTCACTAAAGAAGCATTTGGTAACACAATAATTTTTGTATTCCAAAAATGCCCCAATGACTTGATGACCCAAACTCTGCCTATTTGTAGTGCCAAAAAGAACCCAAGCAAGAAAATCCAAAATCTATTTAGTGATAGATCTTTTACGTAATATTCGATGAAAAGACTACACAAAAAAGCTACATGTAGCAACACAATGAAAGGATAATGTGATTGTCCGAATTCTATCGCACCACGTTCTTTCATAAAATGCTCATTTGCTCTAGCAATACGTAACTCAATAACTCTTTGAATACAAATAATGGTAAAAATGAAGATAAATAAAATGTTCATCACTCCCATTCTAGTAAGACTAGTTCACCACTAAATCCAGGACCAAGTGAAGCCATGATTCCGAGTTCGCCAGTAGTTGGTTGTTGTTGCATTACATGTTTTAAGACAAATAGTACTGTAGGAGAAGACATATTGCCATGCTGTTGTAAGATAAAAGAGCTTGGTGCCAATATTTCTTTTGAAAGTCCTAAAGCTGTTTCGTATGCAGTAAGAACCTTCTTTCCTCCAGGATGAGCAATAAATCGGCTTATATTTTGTATGGATTTTTTATTTTTTTGAAGAAAACTTTTTACAAAGGGTGTAAGCCATTTTTCAATAATACTTGGAATGCTTTTAGAGAATATTACATGTAGTCCATTATCTTCAATACGCCATCCCATTACATCTTCTGAATTTGGTAGCAGTCGAGAAGCTGTATTTTTAATAGAAGGTAATGTTTTGGTGTGAGATATATTTACTTGATCGCCACATACCAAAGCGCAAGCAACGCCGTCCCCAAAAAGGGAGGTACCAATTAGATTACTTTTGTTTATATCTTCTTGTTGAAATGTTAGACTACATAATTCAAGACAGATTACTAAAACCAACGCTTCAGGGTGTGCCAAACAATAGTCATTTGCACGACTTATTCCTGCAGCTCCACCACCACAGCCAAGTCCCCATATAGGTATTCTTACGACATCTTCTGAAAAAGATAGTTGGTTCATTAATCGCGCCTCGATACTTGGTGTTGAAATCCCAGTCGTCGACACAAAAATAATCGCATCTATATCTGTAATATCTACAGAAGCTTCAGTTAAGCAATCTACAATAACACGTACTCCATATTCTGTTGCCAATTCAATATATAAATCATTTCTTTCTGAGAAAGTATGGTCCGTTTTATACCATTCTATTGGCATGGCGAGCTGACGATTATGAATTTCGGCATTCTGAAATACTTTTAAATAACGTTCAAGTCTTTCCATTCTACCGTTGAAAAGTTGCTGTATAAATTCTTCTGCTTTTTCTTGGGGAATTTGATGGGGAGGAGAGTATGTACTGACAGCATGAATTTTAGGCATATTGGATTTAAGCTCCTTTTTTATAATAGGATGTTATTATTCTATACATTTACTGATTTATTTATGCCGGAAAAAGTAGATTATGAGGTTGCGCAAATCCATTAAAAGTACATTAAACTAAATTAAAATTAAGAAAGAGGTTGGAATAAAAGTATTTTAGCCAATGAAAAATCCGAACTATAATATGAAATTCTATTTAAAATTTCACATTTGTTCGGATTTCTTTTTAGTATTATTCAATTGAATTCATTTCATATATGAAGAATTTGTACAAAAAGCACGAACATTTCATATATATTTTTTCGTAACATTCCGTTTTGTGTTCCGTTCCAGACGGCGCTTTCCGCGGGCTTGGCTTCAATCTCCTCGTCACTACGTTCCTGCGGGGCTTTCAGCTCAAGCTATTCCCGCAGGAGTCCCCGTCCTCCACT
This window of the Rummeliibacillus pycnus genome carries:
- a CDS encoding isoprenylcysteine carboxyl methyltransferase family protein, which gives rise to MNILFIFIFTIICIQRVIELRIARANEHFMKERGAIEFGQSHYPFIVLLHVAFLCSLFIEYYVKDLSLNRFWIFLLGFFLALQIGRVWVIKSLGHFWNTKIIVLPNASLVKKGPYRWIPHPNYLIVALEIVVIPLTFQAYYTAIIFSILNLVMMLIRISIEEAALKNVYQDSEKLEHSSEST
- a CDS encoding type III polyketide synthase — protein: MPKIHAVSTYSPPHQIPQEKAEEFIQQLFNGRMERLERYLKVFQNAEIHNRQLAMPIEWYKTDHTFSERNDLYIELATEYGVRVIVDCLTEASVDITDIDAIIFVSTTGISTPSIEARLMNQLSFSEDVVRIPIWGLGCGGGAAGISRANDYCLAHPEALVLVICLELCSLTFQQEDINKSNLIGTSLFGDGVACALVCGDQVNISHTKTLPSIKNTASRLLPNSEDVMGWRIEDNGLHVIFSKSIPSIIEKWLTPFVKSFLQKNKKSIQNISRFIAHPGGKKVLTAYETALGLSKEILAPSSFILQQHGNMSSPTVLFVLKHVMQQQPTTGELGIMASLGPGFSGELVLLEWE
- a CDS encoding alanine/glycine:cation symporter family protein, with translation MKAIIDAIYNVLWGPWMIYGILIVGLVFTILTKGVQVRFLKDMFGQIFHGKKSEAGVSSFQAMSMALSGRIGTGNIAGTATAIAFGGPGAVFWMWVTAFIGAATAYVESTLAQIYKEEKDGQYRGGPAYYIHHFTGKRWLGMIFAIAALIAMSVLQPTVQSNAIADAMKTAFNIPHWVSGLVVCLILGTIIVGGVKRIANAASVIVPFMAIGYIIVAAIIIIMNIDQVPAVFGLIFRSAFGAEKIFSGILGAAIAWGVKRGIYANEAGQGTGPHSSAAAEVSHPVKQGLVQAASVYLDTFLVCTATAFMILFTGMYNVQLDDGKGKFIVENIPGIDAGTAYTQAAVDAAFPIGGFGAAFVAIALFFFAFTTTMAYYYIAETNASYIFDGKKQKIAIRFVQVLIIVATYFGAVKTSESAWTLGDIGLGIMVWVNVISLIFLVKPTLIALKDYEQQKKAGKDPQFDPVKLGIKNATFWENRNKK